A part of Aspergillus flavus chromosome 1, complete sequence genomic DNA contains:
- the ayg1 gene encoding pigment biosynthesis protein Ayg1 → MPNWILGNKFDTIYPHKGSIKTLWETRWKFACQKGVYPFHDGSFEDFEPIFQKLISENINDASTDEYTSTFFPIASDLESQASQALDSGKPDDAIDLLRRAAVVYRISRFPYVDITQPNSIKRAAFERQKQVYLKAASRWDPPIKEVIIPHSSRGRNDGQEIPIYTRIPRNARPDNPVPVVFIMTGLDGYRPDNSQRTHEIIGRGWAVVIAEIPGTADSPADPADPSSPDRLWDSVFAYMATQPMLDMSQVVLWGLSAGGFYAIRAAHTHASRLRGAIAHGAGCHYFLDKEWLSRVDDHEYPFSIMPGWTKKYGYDDTEVFVQEARKKFSLVETGIVDRPSCRLLLLNGVADGITPIEDSLLLFNHGSPKEGRFFEGLPHMGYPDSLPVAYRWLEDLLPCEPKQKN, encoded by the exons ATGCCTAATTGGATTCTCGGGAATAAGTTTGATACCATCTATCCACACAAGGGCTCTATCAAGACTCTGTGGGAAACGCGTTGGAAATTTGCA TGTCAGAAAGGAGTTTATCCTTTTCATGATGGATCATTTGAGGACTTTGAACCAATATTCCAAAAGCTTATATCA GAAAACATCAATGATGCCAGCACGGATGAGTATACGTCTACATTCTTTCCTATTGCATCGGACTTAGAATCACAAGCTTCGCAGGCCTTGGACTCTGGCAAACCAGACGACGCAATCGACCTGCTTCGCCGAGCCGCGGTAGTCTATCGGATTTCACGTTTCCCCTATGTCGACATAACCCAGCCAAACTCCATCAAGCGAGCCGCATTCGAGCGTCAAAAGCAGGTATACCTGAAAGCCGCCTCTCGCTGGGATCCACCGATCAAGGAAGTTATCATCCCGCACAGCAGTCGCGGTAGAAATGACGGCCAAGAGATCCCGATTTACACTCGCATACCTAGAAATGCTCGGCCCGATAACCCCGTTCCCGTCGTCTTTATTATGACCGGCCTAGATGGATACAGACCAGATAACAGCCAGCGGACTCACGAGATTATCGGCCGTGGATGGGCTGTCGTCATCGCGGAAATCCCAGGTACAGCGGATTCGCCTGCCGATCCTGCTGACCCATCCTCTCCTGATCGTCTTTGGGACAGCGTCTTTGCATATATGGCGACACAGCCGATGCTGGACATGAGTCAGGTTGTGCTCTGGGGGCTCAGCGCTGGAGGTTTCTACGCCATCCGAGCCGCTCATACGCACGCAAGCCGACTCCGTGGGGCCATTGCACACGGCGCGGGATGTCACTATTTTCTGGATAAAGAGTGGCTTAGTCGTGTGGATGATCATGAGTATCCTTTTTC AATCATGCCAGGGTGGACAAAGAAATACGGCTACGATGATACTGAAGTCTTTGTGCAAGAGGCACGAAAGAAGTTCTCGCTGGTGGAAACGGGGATTGTTGATCGTCCTAGTTGCCGATTGCTTTTGTTAAAT GGTGTCGCCGACGGTATCACGCCAATTGAAGattctttgcttctctttAACCATGGTAGCCCTAAGGAGGGAAG GTTTTTTGAAGGTTTACCCCATATGGGGTACCCCGACAGCTTGCCTGTCGCTTATAGATGGCTGGAAGATCTTCTACCCTGTGAACCAAAGCAGAAAAACTAG
- a CDS encoding metal-dependent hydrolase has product MASMHFMLATRNGGLALRRPDLGVIAKGAKADIVVWDGMSPGMLGWDDPVAAVILHSNVGDIKHVLVDGKFVQRDRKLTVENYSSIQQRFPVTARKVQAEWKKRPYPVLEGKYSLFDYRYEQVPYVDTVRGDGNGYGNQYL; this is encoded by the coding sequence ATGGCTTCGATGCATTTCATGCTCGCCACACGCAATGGAGGTCTGGCACTTCGACGACCGGATCTAGGTGTCATTGCCAAGGGAGCCAAGGCGGACATTGTTGTGTGGGACGGAATGTCTCCTGGGATGCTTGGCTGGGACGACCCGGTCGCGGCCGTTATTCTCCATTCCAATGTTGGTGATATTAAACATGTCTTGGTTGATGGGAAGTTCGTGCAGCGAGACAGGAAATTGACTGTTGAGAACTATTCCTCAATTCAGCAGAGGTTTCCGGTGACGGCTAGGAAGGTCCAGGCtgaatggaagaagaggcctTACCCTGTCTTGGAGGGCAAATACTCCTTATTCGACTATCGGTATGAACAGGTGCCCTACGTTGATACGGTAAGAGGGGATGGAAATGGTTACGGTAATCAGTACCTGTAG
- a CDS encoding major facilitator superfamily domain-containing protein, with the protein MSGFRHAFSMTRKEVRDAVPPGTISLSIYSQESAGRTHLKNNGELVLSPQPSEDPMDPLNWPSWRKFTVLLLMSLYAAIGNFTSGSISSAFPLYATPMAFNPPVSIGKLGHLVAVNVLMMGAANILWVPLANTFGRRPVTLFNILLLTLCCVWAARATSFGSLLAARFFMGVGVAPADTIAPNVVGEIYFAHQRGKAMGFYTVFICIGPVLGGIAGGYIAGNLGLAWIHWINVILSGILLVACFFLVPETLYVREVPTQATDPALDNGGKDEDAASSTKIEDITRNRTTSGSYSELTFLRSLKLYTYHGNLFQNFISPWLTLRLPGVWLVMLWYAGLVGGVVTISTVGPTLAAQPPYLWGNNAGLILVGGIIGALIGAVATALTADRIVTTKKTLQGEENMEPEARLPIALPGLVLATTGLWTFGFCAQASNPHMWIGMQFGLGMLSFGLMQAPSIGFNYIIDSYASVSADCFVVVTCMRAIISFSWTFFASGWVESAGPAIPFGVFGGLMGLFTLFTIPQWLWGKRTRIATAAWIPN; encoded by the exons ATGAGTGGATTTCGGCACGCCTTTTCTATGACACGGAAGGAGGTACGGGATGCCGTACCTCCTGGGACTATCTCCCTGTCAA TTTACTCCCAAGAGTCCGCTGGTCGCACGCATCTCAAAAATAATGGCGAACTGGTTCTGTCTCCTCAGCCGTCGGAGGACCCAATGGATCCGTTGAATTGGCCAAGTTGGCGCAAGTTCACCGTTCTTCTGCTCATGTCGCTGTATGCCGCCATTGGAAATTTTACTTCTGGCTCAATTTCCAGTGCCTTTCCCTTATATGCCACTCCGATGGCTTTCAATCCCCCTGTTTCTATTGGGAAGCTGGGTCATCTCGTTGCG GTCAATGTCCTGATGATGGGTGCTGCAAACATCCTGTGGGTACCATTAGCCAATACGTTTGGTCGACGACCGGTCACATTGTTCAACATACTCCTCCTCACGCTATGCTGTGTATGGGCAGCACGCGCTACATCCTTTGGAAGTCTCCTTGCTGCCCGCTTTTTCATGGGGGTTGGCGTCGCTCCAGCCGACACAA TTGCACCGAATGTCGTAGGCGAGATCTATTTTGCACATCAGAGAGGAAAAGCGATG GGGTTTTATACGGTTTTCATCTGCATAGGCCCCGTTCTAGGAGGTATTGCCGGTGGTTACATTGCCGGAAACCTGGGCCTGGCATGGATCCATTGGATCAATGTGATATTGTCCGGTATTCTACTAGTCGCCtgtttcttcctcgtccCAGAGACGCTCTATGTTCGTGAGGTCCCAACTCAAGCCACAGACCCTGCTTTGGACAATGGCGGGAAAGATGAGGATGCAGCAAGTTCGACCAAAATTGAAGATATTACGCGGAATCGAACTACGAGTGGTAGTTATTCGGAACTTACTTTTCTCCGCTCACTTAAGCTATACACCTACCATGGGAACCTTTTCCAGAATTTCATTTCGCCGTGGTTGACACTGCGTCTTCCCGGGGTATGGCTAGTGATGCTATGGTATGCAGGACTGGTCGGTGGAGTTGTGACAATATCGACAGTCGGCCCAACGCTCGCTGCCCAGCCGCCATATCTGTGGGGAAACAACGCCGGTCTCATCTTGGTCGGCGGTATTATCGGAGCATTAATTGGAGCAGTGGCTACGGCACTCACCGCAGATCGAATTGTAACCACGAAAAAGACATTGCAGGGTGAAGAAAACATGGAGCCAGAGGCTCGCTTGCCAATTGCACTTCCGGGACTTGTTCTTGCAACAACGGGTTTGTGGACCTTCGGCTTCTGCGCCCAGGCCTCGAATCCACACATGTGGATTGGGATGCAGTTTGGGCTGGGAATGCTGTCCTTTGGTCTCATGCAGGCACCATCCATTGGTTTCAATTAT ATTATCGACTCGTATGCTAGTGTTTCAGCCGATTGTTTTGTTGTCGTGACGTGCATGCGAGCGATTATCAGCTTTTCTTGGACATTCTTTGCGAGTGGATGGGTCGAGAGTGCTGGTCCAGCCATTCCTTTCGGTGTGTTCGGAGGGTTGATGGGGCTGTTCACTTTGTTCACTATTCCACAGTGGTTGTGGGGAAAGAGAACGAGAATTGCTACAGCTGCCTGGATACCAAATTGA
- a CDS encoding putative monooxygenase, whose product MAVSMASTIRGQYPPSGLSILIAGGGIGGLTFAIEAYRKGHDVRLIEKRANFDGYGDLLLIECNALHSIKHWPGFYERLQTISYKTQRNIKKYDGTWVGTWPLGDGKDISMAFNRSELHNALWEYVQELGIRVDFSTTVEDYFETDEAGGVVLADGKKLTADIVVAADGVGSKAWSLVLGKKDVPISSGFACYRATFPSGPALENPIIAKEFEGYVDRACIHVGPGAHIAVGKTTRQICYMLTHRDDHNAEEDWDKTVPVEKALTYIEGWEPFLTELIKATPNSRCTDWKLLWRNPQPKWASPKARVIQLGDSAHSFLPTSGSGAAMAMEDAYSLATCLQLGGKSNFALAVRIHNHLRYALYILDIFERVSCAQKMGFHHREKFHNTDWDAVAKNPDIFSKTTANWIMRHNPEQYAYDNYGKCANHLLTGAPFQNTNVPPGYTYKPWTVKELMEASDRHEPVVDEGDWS is encoded by the exons ATGGCAGTTTCAATGGCATCTACCATTAGGGGTCAATACCCCCCTAGTGGATTGTCCATCCTCATTGCGGGAGGTGGCATTGGTGGCCTCACGTTTGCGATCGAGGCATATCGTAAGGGCCATGATGTCCGCCTCATAGAAAAGCGCGCAAACTTTGACGGTTACG GCGATCTTCTGTTGATAGAATGCAACGCCCTCCACAGTATCAAGCATTGGCCCGGGTTTTATGAGCGATTGCAGACCATCTCATACAAGACCCAGCGAAACATCAAGAAGTATGACGGGACATGGGTTGGAACCTGGCCGCTAGGTGACGGGAAAGACATCTCAATGGCCTTCAACCGATCTGAGCTTCACAATGCTCTGTGGGAGTATGTCCAAGAGCTAGGCATTCGTGTTGATTTCTCGACTACCGTTGAGGACTACTTCGAAACGGATGAGGCAGGGGGCGTTGTTCTTGCCGATGGGAAGAAGCTTACAGCCGACATTGTCGTTGCCGCTGATGGCGTCGGTTCTAAAGCATGGTCTTTAGTCttgggaaagaaagacgTTCCCATCAGCTCTGGATTTGCTTGTTACAGGGCAACCTTCCCTAGTGGACCAGCGCTAGAGAATCCAATCATTGCCAAGGAGTTTGAAGGTTACGTCGATCGTGCCTGCATTCATGTAGGTCCTGGGGCACATATAGCCGTGGGAAAAACCACAAGACAGATTTGCTATATGCTGACACACAGG GATGACCACAATGCCGAGGAAGACTGGGACAAAACTGTCCCCGTCGAGAAGGCTTTGACATACATTGAAGGTTGGGAGCCTTTCTTGACCGAGCTGATCAAGGCTACGCCTAATAGCCGCTGTACGGACTGGAAGTTGCTGTGGCGCAACCCTCAGCCGAAGTGGGCTTCGCCTAAGGCTCGAGTCATTCAGCTTGGCGATTCTGCACACTCCTTCTTGCCGACCTCTGGTAGTGGAGCGGCAATGGCCATGGAAGATGCGTACTCTTTGGCAACATGCTTGCAGTTGGGTGGGAAGTCTAACTTTGCTTTAGCTGTGCGAATTCATAACCATCTGAGGTATGCACTATACATATTGGACAT ATTCGAGCGTGTATCATGCGCCCAGAAAATGGGATTCCACCACCGGGAGAAATTCCACAACACCGACTGGGATGCGGTAGCGAAGAATCCGGATATTTTCAGCAAGACAACGGCCAACTGGATTATGCGCCATAACCCGGAGCAATACGCCTATGATAACTATGGCAAGTGCGCGAACCATCTCTTGACGGGAGCACCCTTCCAGAATACCAATGTACCTCCTGGCTATACCTACAAGCCGTGGACTGTCAAGGAGCTCATGGAAGCTTCAGATAGGCATGAGCCGGTGGTTGATGAAGGTGATTGGTCTTGA
- a CDS encoding beta-glucosidase-related glycosidase (unnamed protein product), whose translation MGSHGEYTFNDAITDVKAGQSLVETTQILLSQLTKEERLSLLDGDVEFWPGLRSILCDRYNRTPYVHGAIPRKHIPGIKFTDGPRGVVMGSSTAFPVPMARGATWDVELERRVGDAIGREAKAQGANYFAGVCVNLPRHPAWGRIQETYGEDPLLLGEFGLALTQSVQKHVMACVKHYALNSMENARFRVDVSVEEAVLHEVYLAHFRRIVEGGVAAVMSSYNSVNGEWAGQNRHLLTEILRDQWGFDGLVMSDFIFGLRDAAASVKNGLDIEAPFRQQRARKLPRALESGELDWKYVDRACERILRKQIEFTVRTEDSQPSRDVVFCDEHRALAREVAARSMVLLKNDTVDDKAVLPLQAESLSRVAVVGRLANIANTGDKGSSQVFPPGVVTPLDGIKAALPGTEVLFADSVAKAEQLASQVDVVICIVGYTHEDEGEYVVPALQDNPALRDTLPPATTAEERETLDIFEGNSDKGGNGGIKAGAGGDRNSLRLREEDEKLISAVTAHNPRTIVSVITAGAVIMESWKDRVPALLISWYSGSEGGHGLGDVLLGKVDASGRLPFSIPTSEAYLPFFNRNAAEIYYDRWFGQHMLDKLGVKAEFPLGFGLSYTTFAVDNIIAESVDKESIQVAVNVQNTGRRPGRFIAQAYAVTNIPDFPTRVLLGFAPVDLDVGQKTKMRFLASTRPLQQWKAGTFTLRTNQIQLQVASFAGDGGAVSTNVSFV comes from the coding sequence ATGGGATCCCACGGAGAGTATACATTCAACGACGCCATCACCGACGTCAAAGCTGGCCAGTCTCTGGTCGAAACAACGCAAATACTTCTATCCCAACTGACAAAAGAGGAACGCCTTTCCCTCCTCGATGGCGACGTCGAATTCTGGCCCGGTTTACGCTCGATTCTATGCGACCGCTACAACCGAACTCCATACGTCCATGGAGCGATCCCCCGGAAACACATCCCGGGGATCAAGTTCACTGACGGCCCCAGGGGCGTGGTCATGGGAAGTTCGACGGCCTTCCCAGTCCCCATGGCTCGGGGCGCCACTTGGGATGTTGAGTTGGAGCGTCGCGTGGGGGATGCCATTGGTCGCGAAGCCAAAGCCCAAGGCGCCAACTACTTCGCCGGCGTCTGCGTGAATCTTCCGCGGCATCCCGCCTGGGGTCGCATTCAAGAGACCTACGGGGAGGATCCGCTTCTTCTGGGAGAATTCGGATTGGCGCTGACACAGAGTGTGCAGAAACATGTAATGGCGTGTGTGAAGCACTATGCGTTGAACTCGATGGAGAATGCTCGGTTTCGCGTCGACGTGAGTGTGGAGGAGGCGGTATTGCATGAAGTCTACCTGGCGCATTTCCGACGCATTGTTGAGGGGGGTGTGGCGGCCGTAATGTCGTCGTATAATTCTGTCAATGGCGAATGGGCTGGGCAGAACCGACATTTGCTGACAGAGATTCTACGGGATCAGTGGGGATTCGATGGGTTAGTGATGTCCGATTTCATCTTCGGCTTACGCGACGCGGCAGCATCTGTCAAGAATGGACTGGACATCGAGGCCCCGTTCAGACAACAGAGAGCTAGGAAGCTTCCACGGGCTTTAGAATCTGGAGAGCTGGACTGGAAATATGTCGATCGAGCTTGTGAGAGGATCCTTCGGAAGCAGATCGAGTTTACCGTGCGTACGGAAGATAGCCAACCCAGCCGCGATGTGGTGTTCTGCGATGAGCACCGAGCACTGGCGCGTGAGGTCGCTGCTCGGTCTATGGTCCTCTTGAAGAATGACACTGTCGATGACAAGGCTGTTCTTCCACTTCAGGCCGAATCTTTGTCTCGTGTTGCCGTGGTTGGTCGCCTAGCGAACATTGCCAACACAGGGGATAAGGGATCGTCCCAAGTGTTTCCGCCTGGGGTAGTCACGCCACTCGACGGCATCAAAGCAGCGCTGCCAGGTACAGAAGTCCTTTTTGCGGATTCAGTTGCTAAAGCCGAGCAGCTTGCTTCCCAGGTCGACGTGGTGATCTGCATTGTGGGCTACACCCATGAGGACGAAGGCGAGTACGTTGTGCCTGCTCTTCAGGATAATCCAGCCCTGCGGGACACGCTTCCACCTGCGACTACCGCGGAAGAGCGCGAGACTCTCGATATCTTTGAGGGTAATTCCGATAAAGGAGGCAATGGCGGGATCAAGGCTGGCGCTGGTGGCGATCGGAACTCGCTAAGACTCcgcgaggaggatgagaagttgATATCCGCAGTCACTGCCCACAATCCCCGTACAATTGTGTCTGTCATTACTGCGGGTGCCGTGATTATGGAGTCATGGAAAGATAGAGTGCCCGCCCTCCTGATTAGCTGGTACAGTGGTAGTGAAGGTGGGCATGGTCTTGGGGACGTGCTTCTGGGAAAGGTCGATGCGAGTGGCAGGCTTCCGTTCTCCATTCCGACGAGTGAGGCGTATCTGCCCTTCTTTAATCGAAATGCAGCTGAGATCTACTATGACCGGTGGTTTGGGCAGCATATGCTCGATAAGCTGGGGGTCAAGGCCGAGTTTCCACTCGGATTTGGGCTGTCGTACACAACATTTGCGGTAGACAATATAATCGCCGAGAGTGTCGATAAGGAGTCCATTCAAGTTGCAGTCAATGTACAGAACACTGGGCGCAGACCTGGACGGTTCATCGCACAGGCATATGCCGTGACAAATATTCCAGATTTCCCAACTCGCGTGCTGCTTGGCTTTGCCCCTGTGGACCTGGATGTTGGGCAGAAGACTAAGATGAGATTCTTGGCTTCTACCAGGCCGTTACAGCAATGGAAAGCGGGCACGTTCACCCTCCGGACGAACCAAATTCAACTGCAAGTGGCATCATTTGCTGGTGATGGAGGTGCTGTAAGCACGAATGTGTCTTTTGTCTAG
- a CDS encoding beta-lactamase/transpeptidase-like protein — protein MTSFDETVNSLRHQSAEDKQPLPRVTLGAINRDGSFRYTKAFGDDTADIADTDAVHWIASLTKFVTTIAVMQCVEKGQLDLDSDIGKVLPEWQDPQILTGFNEKDEPIFRPATKAITLRQMLTHSSGMAYVFMHPLLTRYQQLQGERPLIQQTVSYHPFLLFEPGKRWLYSPSLDWAGVAVERVTSMKLGEYMKRHIFDVVSANDITFHLDQREDLRARKAKNWQRVGQSLEEEKNPVMPNPVAEGQGGGGLYATVNEMLKIYHGVLTEKLLRPETIKIMFQPQLENNVGLDKPDEYPVFVRNAIWNAVPSDVSVSFGLGGLVNIAAVPERRGVNSLTWSGIPNCYWWIDIEYGVAGIYLSQLVPMGDQKSVQLLTEFEKFVYSTLN, from the exons ATGACTTCGTTCGATGAAACCGTCAATTCTCTCCGCCACCAATCTGCAGAAGACAAGCAGCCCCTGCCTCGGGTCACGTTGGGCGCTATTAACAGAGATG GGTCCTTCCGCTATACCAAGGCTTTTGGCGATGACACTGCGGACATTGCGGACACTGATGCCGTACATTGGATCGCCTCCCTCACGAAGTTTGTGACTACCATTGCTGTGATGCAGTGTGTGGAGAAAGGGCAACTAGACCTAGATTCCGACATAGGTAAAGTGCTACCGGAGTGGCAAGATCCCCAGATCTTAACGGGGTTcaatgagaaggatgagcCCATCTTTCGACCGGCCACCAAGGCCATTACCCTTCG GCAAATGTTGACTCACTCCAGTGGCATGGCATATGTGTTCATGCACCCGCTTCTTACTCGTTACCAACAACTGCAGGGCGAACGGCCGTTGATCCAGCAGACAGTT TCGTATCACCCTTTCCTGCTGTTCGAACCTGGCAAGCGCTGGCTGTATTCACCAAGCCTTGATTGGGCCGGGGTCGCG GTCGAGCGGGTCACGTCCATGAAGCTTGGGGAATACATGAAACGCCATATATTCGACGTCGTTTCGGCCAACGACATTACCTTTCATCTCGACCAACGAGAGGACCTTCGCGCGCGGAAGGCCAAGAACTGGCAGAGAGTCGGTCAGAgcctggaagaggaaaagaatcCTGTAATGCCCAACCCCGTTGCAGAAGGGcaaggtggtggtggtctcTACGCGACAGTCAACGAGATGCTCAAGATCTACCACGGCGTTCTTACCGAGAAGCTGCTCCGACCGGAGACTATCAAGATCATGTTCCAGCCTCAATTGGAAAATAACGTTGGCCTCGACAAACCGGACGAGTACCCAGTATTTGTCCGAAATGCAATCTGGAATGCTGTGCCAAGTGACGTGTCTGTCAGCTTTGGGCTTGGTGGTCTTGTTAATATCGCTGCTGTCCCTGAGCGACGTGGAGTGAATTCACTCACCTGGTCCGGTATACCTAATTGTTACTGG TGGATCGATATTGAATATGGCGTCGCGGGCATATATCTGTCTCAGCTTGTACCGATGGGTGATCAGAAGTCTGTTCAGCTGCTTACAGAGTTCGAAAAGTTTGTGTACTCAACATTAAACTAG
- a CDS encoding putative short chain type dehydrogenase (short chain type dehydrogenase), which produces MANFPKYPDLQGKVVLIMGAGQTHVPGSEAWGNGAAIAQCLAQNGVQVFGCDVNLQAAELTASRIQAEGGKCDIAQADVTSEKDVRRVVDAVMSKYGRIDILINNVGVTVAGDPASMPSDVWDKQIDLNLKSVYLACHVVLPIMEKQGSGCVVNNASIAGLRYIGKPQVAYSAAKAAVIQFTKVTAVMYAPKGVRLNTVVPGFIHTPLVDNFKFNGQKEVYDKITRQPVPLGRMGDAFDVANSTVFLASDAAKYITGQILVVDGGFTSSAASL; this is translated from the coding sequence ATGGCCAACTTCCCAAAATACCCTGACCTTCAAGGCAAAGTCGTCCTGATAATGGGTGCCGGCCAAACACATGTACCAGGCTCCGAAGCATGGGGTAACGGAGCAGCCATCGCTCAATGCCTCGCCCAAAACGGTGTCCAAGTATTCGGCTGCGACGTGAATCTCCAGGCTGCAGAGCTTACTGCTTCAAGGATCCAAGCAGAAGGCGGGAAATGCGACATTGCCCAAGCCGATGTGACCTCGGAAAAGGACGTGAGGAGAGTCGTGGACGCCGTGATGTCAAAGTATGGCCGAATTGATATCTTAATCAACAACGTAGGCGTCACAGTGGCCGGTGATCCAGCCAGCATGCCTTCCGACGTATGGGACAAACAAATCGATCTCAATTTAAAAAGCGTCTACCTCGCCTGCCATGTGGTGCTTCCGATAATGGAAAAGCAAGGGTCGGGGTGCGTCGTCAACAATGCGTCTATTGCGGGCTTGAGGTATATTGGAAAGCCACAGGTTGCGTATTCTGCGGCAAAGGCTGCGGTGATTCAGTTTACGAAGGTTACAGCGGTCATGTACGCGCCAAAAGGTGTTCGATTGAATACGGTAGTACCGGGCTTCATTCACACGCCTTTGGTGGATAACTTCAAATTCAACGGTCAGAAAGAAGTTTATGATAAGATTACACGACAGCCTGTCCCCTTGGGGCGCATGGGAGATGCGTTTGATGTAGCTAATTCTACGGTGTTTTTGGCTAGCGATGCGGCCAAGTATATCACTGGGCAGattttggtggtggatggtggATTTACAAGTTCCGCTGCGTCTCTATAG
- a CDS encoding dehydrogenase with different specificitie (short chain dehydrogenase/reductase), producing the protein MHWNELKQEILERARSRTVIITGAGGGIGAATAREFNNYGSNVVLADIPALESNAKELIVSFAYPDNAVFIAVDIRDWQQMQSLFKKTMETFGSVDTVVANAGVMESEHVLDMENVDGEGNLRESEEASRVIDINLKGTLNTLRLAMHHMRFSSTTKNGQPSIVLVASTSGYFGGTGVAAYIASKHGVIGLLRASQLAAKKYGISITAVAPFFTPTAITSGLSERWKAAGLEANTPEMVGKVILQSALEDNNSGSCLLVAGRFLRELELTRGDLIPQWLGRDVKEFMDTAFNVIQETGGYALPKIRAKV; encoded by the exons ATGCATTGGAACGAACTCAAACAAGAGATACTTGAACGTGCACGATCGCGAACGGTCATAATCACAGGAGCAGGAGGAGGTATCGGTGCCGCGACGGCCAGGGAGTTTAACAATTACGGTTCCAACGTTGTCCTGGCGGATATTCCAGCCCTCGAGAGCAACGCAAAAGAGCTCATTGTGTCTTTCGCGTATCCAGACAATGCTGTATTTATTGCAGTCGATATACGGGATTGGCAGCAAATGCAAAGCCTGTTTAAGAAAACAATGGAGACATTCGGAAGTGTGGATACCGTTGTGGCCAATGCCGGCGTGATGGAATCGGAGCATGTTCTAGATATGGAGAATGTGGATGGCGAGGGAAACCTGCGCGAGTCTGAAGAAGCATCCAGGGTCATAGACATCAATCTGAAGGGAACTTTGAATA CATTGCGGCTGGCCATGCACCATATGCGATTTTCGTCCACCACGAAGAACGGACAACCGTCGATCGTGTTAGTGGCATCTACATCAGGGTACTTTGGAGGGACTGGGGTCGCGGCATACATCGCTTCCAAGCACGGTGTTATTGGATTGTTGAGGGCATCACAGCTAGCGGCAAAGAAATATGGCATTTCCATCACAGCTGTTGCTCCCTTTTTTACACCAACTGCGATAACCTCTGGTCTTTCTGAGCGCTGGAAGGCTGCAGGATTGGAAGCCAACACGCCAGAGATGGTTGGGAAGGTCATACTTCAGTCGGCTCTAGAGGACAACAACAGTGGCAGTTGCCTGTTG GTTGCTGGGAGGTTTCTGCGCGAGCTAGAGCTTACCAGGGGTGATTTGATCCCACAGTGGCTAGGAAGGGATGTGAAGGAATTCATGGACACAGCGTTTAATGTAATTCAAGAAACAGGGGGCTATGCACTGCCAAAGATCAGGGCTAAAGTGTAA